Below is a window of Enterobacter kobei DNA.
CTCACCCATGAGTAAGTCTCAAGACCTCTATAGCGCCGCCCGTAAACTTATCCCCGGCGGCGTAAACTCGCCGGTACGCGCGTTTACCGGCGTCGGCGGCACGCCGCTGTTTATTGAGCGTGCGGATGGTGCTTACCTGTACGACGCCGATGGCAAAGCCTATGTGGATTATGTCGGCTCCTGGGGACCGATGGTGCTGGGGCATAACCACCCGGCGATCCGCAACGCGGTCATTGAGGCCGCGGAGCGTGGCCTGAGCTTCGGCGCGCCGACCGAAATGGAAGTAAAAATGGCAGCGCTGGTCACCGAACTGGTGCCGACCATGGACATGGTGCGCATGGTGAACTCCGGTACCGAAGCCACCATGAGCGCGATCCGTCTGGCGCGTGGCTTCACCGGCCGCGACAAAATCATCAAATTCGAAGGCTGCTACCACGGTCACGCCGACTGCCTGCTGGTGAAAGCCGGCTCCGGCGCGCTGACCCTGGGCCAGCCGAATTCACCAGGCGTACCGGCAGATTTTGCGAAGCATACCCTGACCTGCACCTATAACGATCTGGCGTCCGTCCGTGAAGCGTTCGAAGAGTTCCCGCAGGAGATCGCCTGCATCATCGTCGAACCGGTGGCGGGCAATATGAACTGCATTCCGCCGCAGCCAGATTTCCTGCCCGGCCTGCGCGCGCTG
It encodes the following:
- the hemL gene encoding glutamate-1-semialdehyde 2,1-aminomutase: MSKSQDLYSAARKLIPGGVNSPVRAFTGVGGTPLFIERADGAYLYDADGKAYVDYVGSWGPMVLGHNHPAIRNAVIEAAERGLSFGAPTEMEVKMAALVTELVPTMDMVRMVNSGTEATMSAIRLARGFTGRDKIIKFEGCYHGHADCLLVKAGSGALTLGQPNSPGVPADFAKHTLTCTYNDLASVREAFEEFPQEIACIIVEPVAGNMNCIPPQPDFLPGLRALCDEFGALLIIDEVMTGFRVALAGAQSYYDVVPDLTCLGKIIGGGMPVGAFGGRRDVMDALAPTGPVYQAGTLSGNPIAMAAGYACLTEVAQPGVHETLTDLTTRLANGLLDAAQETGVPLVVNHVGGMFGIFFTDAAEVTCYQDVLKCDVERFKRFFHLMLEEGIYLAPSAFEAGFMSVAHSEEDINKTIDAARKVFAQL